A stretch of DNA from Vibrio crassostreae:
ATAAGGCCGTTGGCTTTCGCAGTCTCGACGATGCTGTAAAGCATCGCGCTCGCATCAGCACCATTTGGTGTGTTCGAGAAGAGCCAATTTTTTCTGCCAATGACTAGCGGTTTAATTGCGCGTTCAGCACGATTATTATCGATAGATAAATGACCGTCATCGATATAGCGGATAAGTTTCGGCCATTGGCCGAGCGTGTATTTTATCGCCTTGCCCAGCGAGCTAGACGCTAGCACTTGTTGAGTCGTCATCCACTCGTACAGCTCATCCAGTATCGGCTTGGCATGCAGTTGACGTTCTGCTTTTCGTGTTTCGACAGTCGCACCTTTTAAGCGCGATTCTATCCCATAGAGCTTCTGGATTTTGGCTAGCGCTTTATCTGCTTTGCCTGACTTACCTTTACCTTGAAGCTTCTTAGCATCCATGAACTTACGCCGTGCATGTGCCAAGCAACCAACATTGGTTACGTGATGAAGACCATCATAGGCACCATAGCCATCGGTTTGCAGATAACCACTGTAATCCCCCAAGAAGGCAACAGGGCATGCCCTCGCGCGACTGTTTTGATAGTCGTACAAGGCGATATTCTTCACATTAGGCAGTGCAGCGTCGGGCGAGTCTGCGCCCGAGCAGTAGAGCCACATATAACACTGTTTATCTTCTTTGAGGACATTGAGCGGCGTTTCATCCGCCTGAACCACCACTTGTTGGAGTAGATGCTCTTTCAAGGCCGCATACAGCGGTGTGAACTTCTCACTGACTTGGATAACCCACCTTGCCATAGTAGTTCGCGATAGCTCAATACCCGACTGAGTAAACAGCGACTCTTGGCGGTAAAGTGGCATTGCGTATTGATATTTACCAAGGATGATATTGGCCAGCAAGCTTTCTGTCGCGAAGCTTTTAGGGATGATGCTCTGGAGCGCTGGCTTTTGAACGATGTGGCTTTTGTCTTCAGTTTGCTCGCACTGACGACAAGCATACTTAGGACGAACATATTCCAGCACTTTGAGCACGGCTGGTGAGAACTCAAGTTTCTCACTGCGGTCTTCACCGATTTTATGCAGACTATGTTGGCAGCATGCACACTGTTTTTCATGGTCGTCTAAATCGAGTTCGATAACCTCACGAGGCAAAGTCTTTGGAAGTGGCTTGCGTTTACCACGCTTCTTCGTTGTGGTCGTCGTCGTTACCTCAACCTCTTCTTCCTTAGCGGCTTCACATTCCACTTCGTTGAAGAGGTCACCTTGAGATTCATCGTAAGGCTTTAACGCCTCCGAGCGTTTTGCGAACTGGCGGTCGAAAGCAAGTTTGAGTTGCTCAAGCAGAGATTGACGCTCTTGTTTCCATTGGTTTTCTGACGCTATCAGCG
This window harbors:
- the tnpC gene encoding IS66 family transposase, with product MKKTPDINPESQDIAELQAMVKALIASENQWKQERQSLLEQLKLAFDRQFAKRSEALKPYDESQGDLFNEVECEAAKEEEVEVTTTTTTKKRGKRKPLPKTLPREVIELDLDDHEKQCACCQHSLHKIGEDRSEKLEFSPAVLKVLEYVRPKYACRQCEQTEDKSHIVQKPALQSIIPKSFATESLLANIILGKYQYAMPLYRQESLFTQSGIELSRTTMARWVIQVSEKFTPLYAALKEHLLQQVVVQADETPLNVLKEDKQCYMWLYCSGADSPDAALPNVKNIALYDYQNSRARACPVAFLGDYSGYLQTDGYGAYDGLHHVTNVGCLAHARRKFMDAKKLQGKGKSGKADKALAKIQKLYGIESRLKGATVETRKAERQLHAKPILDELYEWMTTQQVLASSSLGKAIKYTLGQWPKLIRYIDDGHLSIDNNRAERAIKPLVIGRKNWLFSNTPNGADASAMLYSIVETAKANGLILYDYIVKCMKELAKAEPDIDALLPWNFKH